A genomic region of Conger conger chromosome 6, fConCon1.1, whole genome shotgun sequence contains the following coding sequences:
- the LOC133130548 gene encoding aquaporin-9-like: METENKRTLKDRFALRRDITKEFLAEFLGTFVLILFGCGSVAQTVLSRGTQGETLTIHIGFTLGVMMAVYIAGGVSGAHVNPAVSLAMVILGRLKVAKFPVYVLAQFLGAFMGAAVVFGLYYDAFINYTGGVLTVTGNNATAGIFASYPASHLTIRNGFIDQVIATGSLVMCILAILDGKNIGAPRGMEPLVIGLIIMAIGVSMGLNCGYPINPARDLGPRLFTATAGWGREVFRAGGYWWWVPVVGPMVGGVVGAVVYLLFIELHHAKPEKQPEEENNVKDKYEIIAMS; this comes from the exons ATGGAGACGGAAAACAAGAGAACGCTGAAAGACCGTTTTGCCCTGAGGCGTGATATCACCAAAGAATTTCTAGCAGAATTTCTCGGGACGTTTGTATTAATT CTCTTTGGGTGTGGATCCGTTGCCCAGACGGTGCTGAGTCgggggacacagggagagaccCTGACCATACACATTGGCTTCACTCTCGGAGTGATGATGGCTGTCTACATTGCAGGGGGGGTGTCAG GAGCCCATGTGAATCCCGCAGTGTCCCTTGCAATGGTCATCCTGGGCAGACTGAAGGTGGCAAAGTTCCCTGTGTATGTACTGGCACAGTTCCTTGGTGCCTTTATGGGAGCCGCAGTTGTCTTTGGGCTGTATTACG ATGCCTTCATTAACTATACCGGAGGAGTCCTGACAGTGACTGGTAACAATGCCACCGCTGGCATCTTTGCCTCTTACCCTGCCTCACACCTCACAATCCGGAATGGATTCATAGACCAG GTTATTGCAACAGGCTCCCTGGTCATGTGCATCCTGGCCATCCTTGACGGGAAGAACATCGGGGCTCCCAGGGGAATGGAGCCCCTGGTCATCGGTCTGATCATCATGGCCATCGGGGTGTCTATGGGCCTGAACTGCGGATATCCCATCAACCCTGCCAGAGACCTGGGCCCCAGGCTCTTCACTGCAACTGCTGGGTGGGGCAGAGAAGTCTTCAG ggcgggGGGGTACTGGTGGTGGGTTCCCGTGGTGGGCCCCAtggtggggggtgtggtgggggcAGTGGTGTACCTCCTGTTCATCGAGCTGCACCACGCCAAGCCCGAGAAGCAACCGGAGGAGGAGAACAATGTCAAGGACAAATACGAGATCATCGCCATGAGCTAA